In one Solirubrobacterales bacterium genomic region, the following are encoded:
- a CDS encoding pyridoxamine 5'-phosphate oxidase family protein: protein MPEDDLAPVSDLTKLRREPQRADPRWDSIRQVLRDTYLCHIAYADEEGQAFSIPTIHALLGDELYVHGSAASRTLKALKGGAKICITVAETDGFVLARSVFNHSINFRSVMVFGQATLVEDQDEKEAALHGFFEEVFPGRWAESRKPSENEYKQVAILKLPLAEASAKIRSGPPEDEDEDYELDIWAGVIPVHHTLGETQPDPVLRDGIAESASLARIRARWAPDNH from the coding sequence ATGCCCGAAGACGACCTCGCACCGGTAAGTGACCTGACCAAGCTCCGCCGGGAGCCCCAGCGCGCCGACCCGCGCTGGGACTCGATCCGACAAGTTCTCCGGGACACATACCTCTGCCACATCGCCTATGCAGACGAGGAGGGGCAGGCCTTCTCGATCCCAACCATCCACGCACTGCTCGGAGACGAGTTGTACGTGCACGGTTCGGCCGCGAGCCGAACTCTGAAGGCGCTCAAGGGCGGGGCGAAGATCTGCATCACAGTCGCCGAGACCGACGGCTTCGTGCTTGCGCGCAGCGTCTTCAACCACAGCATCAACTTCCGCTCGGTGATGGTCTTCGGCCAGGCGACACTTGTTGAGGATCAGGATGAGAAAGAAGCGGCATTGCACGGCTTCTTTGAAGAAGTGTTCCCTGGGCGCTGGGCCGAGTCGCGCAAGCCGAGCGAGAACGAGTACAAACAGGTCGCGATCCTGAAGCTGCCGCTCGCCGAGGCCTCGGCCAAGATCAGGTCCGGCCCACCCGAAGATGAAGACGAGGACTACGAGCTCGACATCTGGGCCGGTGTGATTCCCGTCCACCACACTCTGGGCGAGACCCAGCCCGATCCAGTTCTACGAGACGGAATTGCAGAATCCGCGTCGCTCGCTCGCATCCGCGCGCGCTGGGCGCCCGACAACCACTGA
- a CDS encoding uracil-DNA glycosylase: protein MPRTDDEIREKYLDRAIRELNSLAHEIHDCEDCPRGHLMPVLGSGHPQADIFLIKDSAKPAEIEEGVAFYGRAGVALQKSFKRLGIDPLTVYGTVSVKCPVDPADAAESCRSRVLDELMIVQPRILVVMGEGALDAINALDMPGAAPLDPMLGAIQPWTANCEALFTPDLDDCLDDEPYKREFWRAFKRLGDWHGDLPPY from the coding sequence ATGCCAAGAACAGACGACGAGATCCGCGAAAAATATCTCGACCGGGCGATCCGCGAGCTCAACTCGCTCGCCCACGAGATTCACGACTGCGAGGACTGCCCGCGCGGGCACCTGATGCCCGTGCTCGGCAGTGGACACCCGCAGGCCGACATCTTCCTGATCAAAGATTCTGCAAAGCCCGCCGAGATCGAGGAGGGCGTCGCATTCTATGGACGCGCCGGCGTGGCGTTGCAGAAGTCGTTCAAGCGGCTCGGGATCGATCCGCTCACGGTTTATGGCACGGTCAGCGTGAAGTGCCCTGTTGACCCGGCCGACGCCGCCGAGTCATGCCGGTCGCGCGTTCTTGATGAATTGATGATTGTGCAGCCGCGCATCCTTGTGGTGATGGGCGAGGGCGCGCTCGACGCGATCAACGCACTCGACATGCCCGGCGCCGCGCCGCTCGATCCGATGCTTGGAGCGATCCAGCCCTGGACCGCCAACTGCGAAGCACTTTTCACGCCGGACCTGGATGACTGCCTGGACGACGAGCCTTATAAGCGCGAGTTCTGGCGCGCCTTCAAGCGGCTCGGCGACTGGCACGGCGACTTGCCTCCGTACTAG
- a CDS encoding asparaginase, translating to MGYRIGMVATGGTISMRHGEPGKAARPELGAANLVSMLDEGAHVADVEVTMYEPHRIPSEDLSFSLLSNLAKTIEQAVAENDSVIVTHGTDTMEDAAFFVAEALGNPDVIFTGSMLPADHPEYDGISNLTASFITARSGESMGTIICMYRYCLPAWSALKRDSAAMDAFNIREGKAVGRIIENEVERITARPAANWVGNYAILDDRDPIVPILTLGVGTSPDALELMTSVAKGIVIETTGTGSVPSSMKEAIIETAGKIPVIVTTRCANGPTIAQDVYPNKWDELIQSGIHFENHLDSYKARTRLILTISLGLEYEPFHVTPI from the coding sequence ATGGGATACCGCATCGGAATGGTCGCCACCGGCGGCACGATCAGCATGCGCCACGGCGAGCCGGGCAAAGCCGCTCGCCCAGAGCTCGGCGCAGCCAACCTTGTGAGCATGCTCGATGAGGGCGCACACGTCGCAGACGTTGAAGTGACGATGTACGAGCCTCACCGCATCCCGTCGGAGGACCTCTCCTTCAGCCTTCTCAGCAACCTCGCCAAGACGATCGAGCAGGCCGTGGCTGAGAACGACTCGGTGATCGTCACGCACGGCACCGACACGATGGAGGACGCCGCTTTCTTTGTCGCCGAGGCGCTTGGCAATCCCGACGTGATTTTCACGGGCTCCATGCTGCCCGCCGATCATCCTGAATACGACGGCATCAGCAATCTCACCGCGTCCTTCATCACCGCGCGCAGCGGAGAGTCGATGGGAACGATCATCTGCATGTACCGCTACTGCCTACCTGCCTGGTCTGCCCTGAAGCGCGACTCGGCGGCGATGGATGCCTTCAACATTCGCGAGGGCAAGGCAGTCGGGCGGATCATCGAAAACGAGGTCGAGCGCATCACCGCGCGGCCGGCCGCCAACTGGGTCGGCAACTACGCGATCCTCGACGACCGCGACCCGATCGTGCCGATCCTGACGCTCGGCGTTGGCACCAGTCCGGACGCGCTCGAGCTGATGACGTCGGTGGCCAAGGGAATCGTTATCGAGACGACGGGCACGGGTTCGGTTCCAAGCTCGATGAAGGAAGCGATCATCGAGACCGCCGGCAAGATCCCGGTGATCGTCACGACTCGCTGCGCCAATGGCCCGACGATCGCACAAGATGTATACCCGAACAAATGGGACGAATTGATCCAAAGTGGCATTCACTTCGAGAACCACCTGGATTCATACAAGGCGCGCACTCGGCTGATCCTGACCATTTCGCTGGGACTCGAGTACGAGCCATTTCACGTCACACCCATTTAA
- a CDS encoding DUF853 family protein, giving the protein MQFYETELQNPRRSLASARAGRPTTTDQPCRSDDWEHQSDRSRIRDGQAFIDLGRVSVGGVVDNHAIFDESLLLFDDASKAFLASVAQPVRSIRSKGVGIFFVTQNPTDIPGEVLGQLGARVQHALRAFTPDDAKALKQTVSTYPNSEFYDLSEEPAFAHGSRRQRQVNDRSVQAVPQVRDPRRLRERQGTTRSAHCCQRSRPGRDARAGPDPRRCPTGHRDRASTCTSAPQGSEGRESSQTERQRSDRFPQEQPRQADPEPVDPRCVRHPQKQDQVMATKAEIASAEERISEHFIGREGVDKRKAFGSDALTINGKMFVIYRKGSIVVKLPPEKGPKLVRAKEAKPFEPSPGRVMKRWFVFGPKVGEERRIEVAEMSFDYVVKEQDQ; this is encoded by the coding sequence ATCCAGTTCTACGAGACGGAATTGCAGAATCCGCGTCGCTCGCTCGCATCCGCGCGCGCTGGGCGCCCGACAACCACTGATCAGCCATGCAGAAGCGATGACTGGGAGCACCAATCAGATCGCAGCCGGATACGAGACGGACAAGCCTTTATTGACCTCGGCCGCGTTTCTGTTGGCGGAGTCGTCGACAACCACGCGATCTTCGACGAGTCCCTCCTGCTCTTCGACGACGCAAGCAAGGCGTTCCTCGCGTCGGTCGCGCAGCCCGTGCGATCGATTCGCTCAAAGGGCGTCGGCATCTTCTTCGTGACGCAGAATCCGACAGACATCCCGGGCGAGGTGCTCGGCCAGCTCGGCGCTCGGGTTCAGCACGCCCTGCGTGCATTCACACCGGATGATGCGAAGGCGTTGAAGCAGACGGTCAGCACGTATCCGAACTCTGAGTTTTACGACCTTTCGGAAGAGCCCGCGTTCGCGCATGGGAGTCGCCGACAACGTCAGGTCAACGACCGATCAGTCCAAGCTGTTCCCCAAGTACGGGACCCGCGTAGACTCAGAGAGCGCCAAGGAACTACTCGAAGCGCGCATTGCTGCCAGCGCAGCCGCCCCGGGCGTGACGCCCGCGCCGGCCCCGATCCCCGAAGGTGCCCCACCGGCCACAGGGACCGCGCCAGCACCTGCACCAGCGCCCCCCAAGGCTCAGAAGGCCGCGAAAGCAGCCAAACCGAAAGACAGCGCAGTGACCGATTTCCTCAAGAGCAGCCAAGGCAAGCAGATCCAGAACCAGTTGATCCGCGGTGCGTTCGGCATCCTCAAAAGCAAGATCAAGTGATGGCCACCAAAGCTGAAATCGCAAGCGCAGAAGAGCGCATCAGCGAGCATTTCATCGGGCGAGAAGGCGTTGATAAGCGCAAGGCCTTCGGCAGCGACGCGCTGACGATCAACGGCAAGATGTTCGTGATCTACCGCAAAGGATCGATCGTCGTGAAGTTGCCGCCGGAGAAGGGACCGAAGCTCGTCCGCGCCAAAGAGGCGAAGCCGTTCGAGCCGTCGCCGGGGCGCGTGATGAAACGATGGTTCGTGTTCGGACCGAAGGTCGGCGAGGAACGCCGGATCGAGGTCGCGGAGATGTCCTTTGACTACGTCGTCAAGGAGCAAGACCAATAG
- the rlmD gene encoding 23S rRNA (uracil(1939)-C(5))-methyltransferase RlmD has translation MSSESPSRPRRLQKGEIVELTIDSLAHGGAGVGRADGFVVFARGGLPGDRVTAVITGGKKNFGEARVTEILEPGPNRVPERAPHPGAQWQTLDYAAQLAEKQNQVRDALERFGNFDLSDGSPIEFDEIVPAGTGHDDPAIWNYRNKVEFSFGLSEDDTLALGFHPPGRWDLVEDVDDTVLASERTNEIRRIVKDWCVRRELSTYDPDENFGFLRNLVVREGRATGETMVRLVTTSKEPEPGGFDTAGFVEELNQLDPPPSSIVWSRSDSPGGWTHDARDKTIAGNDYIEEEIGGLRFRISPDAFFQTNSAQTEKLYASAIEFADLTGKELVFDLYCGSGTIGITLAEHAKQVWGVEIVVDAVEDAAVNANLNGITDADFLAGDMRLALPQLIEHAGTPDVAIVDPPRAGLSAKVVRRVMEAAPKRIVYISCNPTTLAPNLKQMVESGYELLRVRPVDMFPHTPHIEAVAVLELVDDEKRRGVIAARIVERRTKGKSRTDPT, from the coding sequence ATGTCTTCTGAGTCCCCATCAAGGCCGCGCAGGCTGCAAAAAGGTGAGATCGTTGAATTGACGATCGACTCACTGGCCCATGGCGGCGCCGGCGTCGGCCGCGCCGACGGCTTCGTTGTATTTGCCCGCGGCGGACTGCCGGGCGACCGCGTGACCGCTGTGATCACGGGCGGCAAGAAGAACTTCGGCGAGGCGCGGGTGACCGAGATTCTCGAGCCCGGCCCGAATCGCGTCCCCGAGCGCGCTCCGCACCCGGGCGCCCAGTGGCAAACACTCGATTACGCGGCCCAGCTCGCCGAGAAGCAGAACCAGGTCCGCGACGCGCTCGAGCGCTTCGGCAATTTCGACCTCTCCGACGGATCGCCAATCGAGTTTGATGAGATCGTCCCGGCCGGCACCGGGCACGACGACCCAGCGATCTGGAACTACCGCAACAAGGTCGAGTTCTCATTCGGCCTCAGCGAAGACGACACGCTCGCGCTCGGCTTCCACCCTCCCGGCCGCTGGGATCTGGTCGAGGATGTGGACGACACGGTGCTCGCCAGCGAACGCACCAACGAGATCCGCCGCATCGTGAAGGACTGGTGTGTGCGCCGCGAACTTTCTACTTACGATCCCGACGAGAACTTCGGCTTCCTGCGCAATCTCGTCGTGCGCGAGGGCCGCGCCACCGGCGAGACGATGGTCCGCCTCGTCACCACCAGCAAAGAGCCTGAGCCCGGTGGGTTTGACACCGCCGGATTCGTAGAAGAGCTCAATCAGCTCGACCCGCCGCCAAGCTCGATCGTCTGGTCGCGCTCAGACAGCCCCGGCGGTTGGACCCACGACGCCCGCGACAAGACGATCGCTGGCAACGACTACATCGAGGAAGAGATCGGGGGACTGCGTTTCCGGATCTCTCCCGACGCCTTCTTTCAGACCAACTCGGCGCAGACCGAAAAGCTCTACGCCTCGGCGATCGAGTTCGCGGATCTCACCGGCAAAGAACTCGTCTTTGACCTCTACTGCGGATCGGGCACGATCGGCATCACACTCGCCGAACATGCAAAGCAGGTCTGGGGCGTCGAGATCGTCGTGGACGCCGTCGAAGACGCAGCCGTCAACGCGAACCTCAACGGCATCACCGACGCAGACTTCCTGGCCGGCGACATGCGCCTGGCGCTGCCGCAACTGATCGAGCACGCCGGAACGCCTGACGTTGCGATCGTTGATCCGCCGCGCGCGGGCCTCTCGGCGAAGGTCGTACGGCGCGTGATGGAGGCTGCCCCCAAGCGCATCGTTTACATCAGCTGCAACCCCACCACGCTCGCCCCGAATCTGAAGCAGATGGTCGAGAGCGGCTACGAACTCCTCCGCGTGAGGCCCGTGGACATGTTCCCGCACACGCCGCACATCGAGGCGGTTGCGGTACTTGAGCTGGTTGACGACGAGAAGCGACGTGGGGTTATCGCCGCGCGAATCGTGGAGCGCCGCACCAAGGGTAAATCGCGGACAGATCCTACTTGA
- a CDS encoding type II toxin-antitoxin system VapC family toxin, producing MIVLDTHAWLWWASDSDRLSPIARAEIDDADVIGVSAISALELARLGTMGRLVFDDVDRWVNEAFRFDQRILELPVTTKVALWAVELLRRGLLGDPNDQLILATAQLNSARLVTKDSRLREFAREATVW from the coding sequence TTGATCGTCCTGGATACGCACGCCTGGCTCTGGTGGGCGAGTGACTCAGACCGGCTCTCGCCAATCGCGCGTGCCGAAATCGACGACGCGGACGTCATTGGGGTCTCCGCGATCAGCGCCCTCGAGCTCGCGCGACTCGGAACGATGGGTCGACTCGTCTTTGACGACGTGGACCGCTGGGTGAATGAAGCGTTCAGATTCGATCAGCGGATACTGGAACTGCCCGTCACCACGAAAGTCGCACTATGGGCGGTCGAGCTGCTGAGGCGCGGACTGCTCGGCGATCCGAACGATCAACTCATTCTCGCGACCGCTCAACTGAACAGTGCGCGACTGGTCACCAAGGACAGCAGGCTTCGCGAGTTCGCACGCGAAGCCACTGTCTGGTGA
- a CDS encoding MMPL family transporter yields MNSPATPVKKEGALAALSRWIYHHRKLTLLIWLGVVVASALLFIAFKGDWKENYLTPGSDSKAASELIANEFPGNTGEGLDVVWKSSAGASSAETTAQINEVLKRVAAENGVGTPPPISSARISEDGSIGYINVPLTQRSWDFEPTDSKKFVKIAEESSDGTLEVQMIAGFFEPGGTPSGPAFLAALIILLIAFGSIVAAGLPIVTAVIGLAVGSLLTLVLARVVDIPSWAPQVADLLAIGVGIDYALLVLTRFRDSLDISGDVEESLVEAVATAGRSVIVAGSTVVLAVMGLFLVGVQYMRGVALSTSLSVLVVMFTAITLLPALLAMLGPRVNKWKLPGVASAHERRERENDPDHLPIAARWSRQVQARPWPLAIITTLILIALSIPALNMNLGFPDASNNSPDDITYKAYTMIEEGFGAGTNGPFIVALDLSKGSDEGALSQVTSDLKGTDGVVAVTKPVISDSGNAAIITVIPEGSPQAPETEALANNIRDNVLPAAVAGTSVTALLGGQTPSYIDQSTFLADRLPVFISGVVLLSLLILLLAFRAPLIAIKAGIMNLLSVGAAYGVITLAAEGGTFGGLFGIDEAVPVAPFVPVIMFSILFGLSMDYEVFLMSRVREEYLKGAETHDAVTIGLARTARVITAAAAIMIAVFMSFVFSGLVFLKLMGIGMAAAVLLDATLVRMILVPAVLQILGNANWWIPNWMDKILPHWDLEPTDLKPAAEQT; encoded by the coding sequence ATGAACTCTCCGGCAACCCCCGTCAAGAAAGAGGGCGCACTCGCAGCCCTTTCCCGCTGGATCTACCACCACCGCAAGCTCACGCTGCTGATCTGGTTGGGAGTTGTGGTCGCGTCCGCATTGCTCTTCATTGCCTTCAAGGGCGACTGGAAAGAGAACTACCTGACGCCAGGCTCGGACAGCAAGGCTGCCTCAGAGCTGATCGCCAATGAGTTCCCCGGGAATACCGGCGAGGGCCTTGACGTCGTCTGGAAGTCATCTGCAGGAGCGTCATCCGCCGAAACCACGGCGCAGATCAACGAAGTCCTGAAGCGGGTCGCCGCAGAGAACGGTGTCGGCACCCCGCCGCCGATCTCCTCCGCTCGGATCTCCGAGGACGGTTCGATCGGTTACATCAACGTCCCGCTGACCCAACGATCTTGGGATTTCGAACCGACCGACAGCAAGAAGTTCGTCAAGATCGCCGAGGAATCGAGCGACGGAACCCTCGAGGTCCAGATGATCGCCGGTTTCTTCGAGCCGGGCGGAACCCCAAGCGGCCCAGCATTCCTCGCGGCGCTGATCATTCTGCTGATCGCCTTCGGTTCAATCGTTGCGGCCGGACTACCGATCGTCACAGCGGTGATCGGTCTGGCAGTCGGCTCCTTGCTGACGCTCGTGCTGGCGCGGGTAGTTGACATCCCGAGCTGGGCGCCGCAGGTCGCCGACCTCCTGGCGATCGGCGTCGGAATCGACTACGCGCTGCTCGTGCTGACGCGATTCCGCGATTCCCTCGATATCTCCGGAGACGTAGAAGAGTCGCTCGTCGAGGCAGTCGCCACGGCTGGCCGCAGCGTAATCGTCGCCGGCTCGACTGTCGTGCTCGCGGTCATGGGCCTGTTCCTCGTTGGCGTTCAGTACATGCGCGGCGTGGCGCTCTCGACGAGCCTTTCGGTGCTCGTCGTGATGTTCACGGCGATCACTTTGCTGCCTGCGCTCCTTGCGATGCTCGGACCGCGCGTGAACAAGTGGAAGCTCCCCGGCGTCGCCAGCGCGCATGAACGGCGCGAGCGCGAGAACGATCCGGACCACCTGCCGATCGCCGCTCGCTGGAGCCGCCAGGTTCAGGCACGCCCGTGGCCGCTGGCGATCATCACAACGCTGATCCTGATCGCGCTTTCAATCCCGGCGCTGAATATGAATCTCGGATTCCCGGACGCGTCCAACAACTCGCCCGACGACATCACGTACAAGGCCTACACGATGATCGAAGAGGGCTTTGGCGCGGGAACAAACGGCCCCTTCATCGTCGCGCTTGATCTCAGCAAGGGCAGCGACGAGGGTGCACTCAGCCAGGTGACCTCAGACCTGAAGGGCACCGACGGGGTCGTCGCGGTCACGAAACCCGTTATCAGCGATTCCGGGAACGCGGCGATCATCACCGTCATTCCCGAGGGCTCGCCGCAGGCCCCTGAAACCGAGGCGCTCGCCAACAACATTCGCGACAACGTCTTGCCCGCTGCAGTTGCGGGCACGAGCGTGACTGCGTTGCTGGGTGGACAGACCCCGTCATACATCGATCAGAGCACGTTCCTCGCGGACCGCCTGCCGGTCTTCATCTCCGGCGTGGTCTTGCTGTCTCTGCTCATCCTGCTGCTCGCCTTCCGCGCGCCGCTGATTGCGATCAAAGCCGGCATCATGAACCTGCTCAGCGTTGGCGCCGCGTACGGCGTGATCACGTTGGCGGCCGAGGGTGGAACGTTTGGCGGGCTCTTTGGAATTGACGAGGCGGTACCGGTCGCACCATTCGTGCCGGTGATCATGTTCTCGATCCTCTTCGGCCTCTCGATGGACTACGAGGTCTTCCTGATGAGCCGCGTCCGCGAGGAGTACCTGAAGGGTGCCGAAACCCACGACGCGGTGACGATCGGCCTCGCTCGCACCGCTCGCGTGATCACGGCGGCGGCAGCGATCATGATCGCGGTCTTCATGTCATTCGTGTTCAGCGGCCTCGTCTTCCTGAAGCTGATGGGAATCGGAATGGCCGCTGCGGTGCTGCTTGATGCGACCCTTGTGCGAATGATCCTCGTGCCCGCGGTGCTGCAGATACTTGGCAATGCCAACTGGTGGATCCCGAACTGGATGGACAAGATCCTTCCGCACTGGGATCTTGAGCCGACGGATCTGAAGCCCGCAGCCGAGCAGACCTAG
- a CDS encoding type II toxin-antitoxin system prevent-host-death family antitoxin: protein MNEDSITATRLKATLLGVLDEVARSGRPLTVTKHGKPVADIVPHVHEPYDLKGSVRQLVSDEELIAPFNFEHTADADNIFGD from the coding sequence ATGAATGAGGATTCAATCACTGCGACGCGGCTGAAGGCGACTCTGCTCGGCGTCCTCGACGAAGTCGCCCGAAGCGGGCGTCCGCTCACTGTGACAAAACACGGCAAGCCAGTCGCCGACATCGTTCCTCACGTGCACGAGCCCTATGACCTGAAGGGATCCGTCAGGCAGCTCGTCAGCGACGAGGAGTTGATCGCCCCCTTCAATTTCGAGCACACCGCAGACGCCGACAATATTTTCGGCGATTGA
- a CDS encoding glycosyltransferase: protein MPKSQPKLRIAQVTPYAIEDERETNRYVLGLSKALQARGHEVVIVGPTHSRKLVKESRAKIKEAAKSKSLDTIFDQRKSDGPDILGIGAALPFPPAKLGGTASVPIDVARTLEDLFQIDGFDFVHVHEPFAPSTSSAALRMSYTLNVGTFHQATERTLSTQVARKFVELFFGRLDSRTAINTVTKDLVGSYFGGDYTVIGPGAEAPHDRPPKQAGAPLEIFLDGVEERAAQRILIRALRKLPRELDWHATFRVPADTAVAPPSLSNRMRERTTFVSASQFSAADLLATADIAIAASAGTAPSPGYVARIVASGAAPLTSDLEPYKEALDDGELGLMFESGNAAALADQLTRLVTGDELLGRIRANARRYAENNTWDAVAARFESLYYETRARRHDLIPHKQPKAHVADRVARRKRIDVDLHMHTNHSHDCATPVEVLLETAKVQGLGAIAVTDHNLVSGAHEAVKLADEYGVKVIIGEEVKTKDQGEVIGLFINELIPKGVTLQEAIADIKRQGGLVYVPHPFDRMHSVPDYKHLLDVLEDIDLIEVFNPRVAFSAFNDEAARFASKYRIVAGAGSDSHVAQGLGSVRINMFDFDGPEEFLESLRDADIARSPSSLVYVQAMKFLQTNVGVQSKVPPVRTGAKARKTKIVKSGTVDSKKKAGRR from the coding sequence ATGCCCAAATCCCAGCCCAAACTCCGAATCGCCCAAGTAACCCCGTACGCGATCGAAGACGAACGAGAAACCAACCGCTACGTCCTAGGCCTCTCAAAGGCCCTCCAGGCCCGCGGCCACGAAGTAGTAATCGTCGGCCCAACCCACAGCCGCAAACTCGTCAAGGAATCCCGCGCCAAGATCAAAGAGGCCGCGAAGTCGAAATCCCTCGACACCATCTTCGACCAGCGCAAATCCGACGGTCCCGACATCCTCGGCATTGGCGCAGCGCTCCCGTTCCCGCCCGCAAAACTCGGCGGCACCGCTTCAGTCCCGATCGACGTCGCCCGCACGCTCGAGGACCTCTTCCAGATCGACGGCTTCGACTTCGTGCACGTGCACGAGCCTTTCGCGCCAAGCACCTCAAGCGCCGCGCTGCGCATGAGCTACACGCTCAACGTCGGCACCTTCCACCAGGCCACAGAGCGCACGCTCTCCACCCAGGTCGCGCGCAAGTTCGTCGAACTCTTCTTCGGCCGGCTCGACAGCCGCACCGCGATCAACACCGTCACCAAGGATCTCGTCGGCAGCTACTTCGGTGGCGACTACACAGTGATCGGACCGGGCGCAGAGGCGCCGCACGATCGGCCGCCCAAGCAGGCCGGCGCGCCGCTCGAGATCTTCCTCGACGGCGTGGAAGAACGCGCCGCCCAGCGCATTCTGATCCGCGCACTGAGAAAGCTCCCGCGCGAGCTTGACTGGCACGCTACCTTCCGCGTCCCGGCCGACACCGCCGTCGCGCCGCCAAGCCTCTCGAACCGCATGCGCGAGCGCACCACGTTCGTCTCCGCCAGCCAATTCAGCGCCGCCGACCTGCTCGCCACCGCAGACATTGCGATTGCCGCGAGCGCGGGCACCGCGCCGAGCCCCGGTTACGTTGCTCGCATCGTCGCCAGCGGAGCGGCGCCGCTCACCTCAGACCTCGAGCCCTATAAGGAAGCCCTCGACGACGGCGAACTCGGCCTGATGTTCGAGTCCGGCAACGCCGCCGCGCTCGCAGACCAGCTCACGCGCCTGGTCACAGGCGACGAACTGCTCGGCAGGATCCGCGCCAACGCGCGCCGCTACGCCGAGAACAACACTTGGGACGCCGTGGCCGCTCGCTTCGAGTCTCTCTACTACGAGACTCGCGCGCGACGCCACGACTTGATCCCGCACAAGCAGCCCAAGGCGCACGTCGCCGATCGCGTCGCGCGCCGCAAGCGCATCGACGTCGACCTGCACATGCACACAAACCACTCGCACGACTGCGCGACCCCGGTCGAGGTGCTGCTCGAGACCGCGAAGGTGCAGGGCCTCGGCGCGATCGCCGTCACCGACCACAACCTCGTATCCGGCGCTCACGAAGCAGTAAAGCTCGCCGACGAGTACGGCGTCAAAGTGATCATCGGCGAAGAGGTCAAGACCAAGGATCAGGGCGAGGTGATCGGCCTCTTCATCAACGAACTCATCCCGAAGGGCGTGACGCTCCAGGAGGCGATCGCAGACATCAAACGCCAGGGCGGGCTCGTCTACGTGCCGCACCCCTTCGACCGCATGCACTCAGTTCCCGACTACAAGCATCTGCTTGACGTGCTCGAAGACATAGACCTGATCGAAGTCTTCAACCCGCGCGTCGCCTTCAGCGCATTCAACGACGAGGCAGCACGCTTCGCTTCTAAGTACCGGATCGTGGCTGGCGCTGGCAGTGACAGCCACGTCGCCCAGGGACTCGGCAGCGTGCGGATCAACATGTTCGACTTCGACGGGCCGGAAGAGTTCCTGGAGAGCCTGCGTGATGCGGACATCGCGCGCTCGCCCAGCAGCCTCGTCTACGTGCAGGCGATGAAGTTCCTGCAGACGAACGTGGGCGTCCAGTCCAAGGTGCCGCCAGTAAGAACTGGAGCAAAGGCGCGCAAGACGAAGATCGTCAAGTCGGGCACCGTTGACTCCAAGAAGAAAGCCGGCCGACGCTAA